In the Candidatus Saccharimonas aalborgensis genome, one interval contains:
- a CDS encoding lysine--tRNA ligase produces the protein MATLKELRDERLRKLDDLKKLGVNAYPAESARTHTCREVAEQFESLEGQTVKVVGRLIGTRKFGKLAFLVLRDMSGQVQLFLKADTIEPLNAPLSQLGMDELNLLDPGDFVEAEGVVIRTQTGEVSVDVRKFRLLTKSLRPMPTEQEGFRDKEERFRRRYVDMNVNRDVRERFVRRSKFWQATRKFLDDHGFYEVNVPVLEHTTGGADATPFVTHMDALDQDFYLRISHELPLKRLLGAGFEKVYDVGPRFRNENYTDEHLPEHIAMEWYWAYANWQDGMKFMEEMYRYVLSETFGTLQFDIQGKQVDMGKEWEVWDYATVIRDHYGIDVHNTSIEEVSTKLAENKLEVEKTDSIPRGIDKLWKHIRKDVVGPVWLVNTPKFISPLAKSSVDNPDVVQRFQAVIVGSELCNGFSELNDPIDQYNRFIEQQQMRDGGDDEAMMLDIDFVEMLEYGMPPACGLGYSERVFWMFEGVTAREGVPFPQLRSDIDEVTKSLYPNVKL, from the coding sequence ATGGCGACATTGAAGGAATTGCGCGATGAGCGCCTACGAAAATTAGATGATCTAAAAAAGCTAGGAGTCAACGCCTATCCTGCTGAGTCGGCGCGCACTCATACATGCCGCGAGGTAGCAGAACAGTTTGAGTCGCTCGAAGGCCAGACGGTCAAGGTCGTTGGTCGTTTGATCGGAACACGCAAATTTGGCAAACTGGCCTTTCTCGTGCTGCGTGATATGAGCGGCCAGGTGCAGCTATTTCTCAAAGCAGATACTATCGAACCACTCAATGCACCACTATCGCAGCTGGGCATGGATGAGTTAAACCTGCTAGATCCAGGTGATTTCGTCGAAGCAGAAGGAGTCGTTATCCGCACACAGACGGGTGAAGTGAGTGTCGATGTACGGAAATTTCGTCTTCTCACGAAATCACTGCGACCGATGCCAACTGAGCAAGAGGGGTTTCGTGACAAAGAAGAGCGTTTTCGTCGTCGCTACGTCGACATGAACGTCAACCGCGACGTCCGTGAACGATTTGTTCGCCGAAGTAAGTTTTGGCAGGCGACACGTAAGTTCCTCGATGATCATGGATTCTATGAGGTAAATGTTCCAGTCCTCGAGCATACGACGGGTGGAGCTGATGCAACGCCGTTTGTGACTCACATGGATGCGCTTGATCAGGATTTCTACTTACGGATTAGTCACGAACTTCCGCTCAAGCGGCTCCTCGGAGCTGGGTTCGAAAAAGTGTATGATGTTGGGCCGCGCTTCCGCAACGAGAATTATACTGATGAGCATCTGCCCGAGCACATTGCGATGGAATGGTACTGGGCGTATGCCAACTGGCAGGACGGCATGAAGTTCATGGAAGAGATGTATCGCTATGTTTTGTCAGAAACCTTTGGCACGTTGCAATTTGATATTCAGGGCAAACAGGTTGACATGGGTAAAGAGTGGGAAGTATGGGACTACGCCACGGTCATTCGAGATCACTATGGGATCGATGTGCACAACACGAGCATTGAAGAAGTGAGCACGAAATTAGCCGAGAATAAACTAGAAGTCGAAAAAACTGATAGTATCCCGCGTGGCATCGATAAGCTGTGGAAACACATTCGCAAAGATGTCGTTGGTCCAGTGTGGCTCGTTAACACGCCCAAATTTATTTCGCCGCTTGCAAAAAGTAGTGTCGATAACCCCGATGTCGTGCAACGGTTTCAGGCCGTCATCGTGGGGAGTGAGCTGTGCAACGGGTTTAGCGAGCTCAACGATCCGATCGACCAATACAATCGGTTTATAGAGCAGCAGCAAATGCGTGATGGTGGAGATGATGAAGCCATGATGCTTGATATCGACTTTGTTGAGATGCTCGAATACGGTATGCCACCGGCGTGTGGACTCGGCTATAGCGAGCGGGTATTTTGGATGTTCGAGGGCGTGACCGCACGCGAGGGCGTGCCGTTCCCGCAGCTCAGAAGTGATATTGATGAGGTAACAAAAAGCCTCTATCCAAATGTAAAATTATAA
- a CDS encoding ABC transporter ATP-binding protein yields MIELKSVTKTYGKKKNTFTALDDVSFVIPDGATVAIVGKSGSGKSTLMHAMSGLDRPEVGEVIIDGDNILTLKAKAVDAFRSEKMAFIFQSFFVQGNESCYNNVSLPLEIAKVPLRNRRAKILAALKAVGLDDKVKSRARDLSGGQKQRLAIARAIVGEPTVLFADEPTGNLDSTTGAQIEKLLFDYNKKHKATLVIVTHDHDIARKCQIQIMIKDGKVQSIEEAKR; encoded by the coding sequence ATGATTGAACTAAAATCTGTCACAAAGACATACGGCAAAAAGAAAAACACGTTTACGGCGCTTGATGATGTAAGCTTTGTTATTCCCGACGGCGCAACTGTTGCGATTGTCGGAAAAAGCGGGAGTGGGAAGAGCACGCTGATGCATGCAATGAGCGGGCTCGACCGACCAGAAGTGGGAGAAGTTATCATCGATGGCGACAATATCCTGACACTTAAAGCAAAAGCAGTCGATGCATTTCGATCTGAAAAGATGGCGTTTATATTCCAGAGCTTTTTTGTGCAAGGAAATGAGAGTTGCTACAACAATGTAAGCTTGCCACTCGAGATTGCAAAAGTTCCACTGCGCAATCGTCGTGCAAAAATACTCGCGGCGCTTAAGGCTGTGGGTCTTGATGATAAGGTCAAGTCGCGTGCACGCGATCTGTCTGGTGGTCAAAAGCAGCGTCTTGCCATTGCACGAGCAATTGTTGGGGAGCCGACCGTACTTTTCGCCGATGAACCAACGGGTAATCTGGACAGCACGACGGGAGCACAGATAGAAAAGCTGCTCTTTGATTACAACAAAAAACATAAAGCAACCCTGGTAATCGTCACGCATGATCATGATATTGCACGGAAGTGTCAGATACAGATTATGATCAAAGATGGAAAAGTTCAGTCTATCGAGGAGGCAAAACGATGA
- a CDS encoding ABC transporter permease, translating to MKRIDIMKRAGRNLRQAKARTLLTSLAIAVGAFTLTASLAVGEGARQYADKLIKSNVDPQSVYVTKEKIRENGPAGSGLKEYSDSAAQYNGITIKTLSADDIKTISEIKGVSKVAPTYLISTQYVTFEGKDKKYVSDVTTYDPTVLASIASGTLPKLGDQIGVDEVVMPESYADSLDMKPADLVGKTVTLHLVKTGKQPSQAELQQAFLQGGTAAVQSLVQVETKDIQLRVRAVSAKSSTSFSATAALFISDTKAAELADYLTAGTSQYRQYISATVIVDKATSPETVKQSILDKGMHALTAKDLSGIIFTIVDILQGIVTGFGILALIASVFGIINTQYISVLERTSQIGLMKALGMSRRGIAKLFRYEAAWIGFIGGLIGAGIAFVVGTALNPWITKTLSLGDGNYLLIYVWWQIASLLLALILVAVVAGWFPARKAARLDPIEALRTE from the coding sequence ATGAAACGTATCGATATCATGAAGCGCGCTGGTCGTAATTTGCGCCAAGCAAAAGCACGTACGCTCCTGACGAGCCTTGCTATTGCCGTCGGTGCATTCACGTTGACAGCAAGTCTCGCAGTCGGCGAAGGTGCTCGCCAATATGCCGACAAACTGATCAAGAGCAATGTTGATCCGCAATCGGTGTATGTCACAAAAGAAAAAATACGCGAGAATGGTCCAGCGGGCTCGGGCCTAAAAGAATATAGCGATAGCGCCGCACAGTACAATGGCATCACCATCAAAACGTTGAGTGCTGACGATATCAAAACTATCAGTGAAATAAAGGGGGTGAGTAAAGTTGCGCCAACCTATCTCATTAGCACGCAGTATGTAACATTCGAAGGCAAGGATAAAAAATATGTCAGCGACGTGACAACCTACGACCCCACCGTACTTGCATCGATCGCAAGCGGGACACTACCAAAACTCGGTGATCAAATCGGCGTAGACGAGGTTGTTATGCCAGAGTCGTATGCAGACTCGCTCGACATGAAACCCGCGGATCTCGTGGGCAAAACAGTAACGCTTCATTTGGTTAAGACTGGCAAACAGCCCAGCCAAGCAGAACTCCAGCAGGCATTTTTACAGGGAGGAACAGCGGCAGTTCAGAGTCTCGTACAAGTAGAGACCAAAGACATACAGCTCCGTGTTCGTGCCGTGAGTGCAAAATCAAGCACCTCATTTTCGGCAACGGCGGCACTGTTTATATCTGATACAAAGGCAGCTGAGTTGGCAGATTACCTTACGGCGGGCACGTCGCAGTATAGGCAATACATCTCTGCAACAGTAATTGTCGATAAGGCAACCAGCCCCGAGACAGTTAAGCAGTCAATTCTCGATAAGGGGATGCATGCCTTGACAGCAAAAGATCTATCTGGCATCATCTTTACGATCGTCGATATACTACAGGGAATTGTTACTGGGTTTGGTATTTTAGCGTTGATTGCAAGCGTATTTGGGATTATCAACACGCAGTATATTAGTGTGCTTGAGCGCACTAGCCAGATTGGGCTGATGAAAGCGCTCGGTATGAGCCGTCGCGGTATTGCAAAGTTGTTTCGCTACGAAGCGGCATGGATTGGCTTTATCGGTGGGTTAATTGGTGCGGGAATCGCCTTTGTTGTCGGTACGGCGCTCAATCCATGGATCACAAAAACACTGTCATTGGGTGATGGCAACTATCTCCTCATCTATGTGTGGTGGCAAATAGCCTCATTGCTGCTTGCGCTCATCCTCGTTGCCGTGGTCGCCGGCTGGTTCCCGGCTCGCAAAGCGGCTCGGCTTGATCCGATCGAAGCGCTACGTACAGAGTAG
- a CDS encoding class I SAM-dependent methyltransferase, which produces MSLEKYKNEKRLVERTHHSPYLYAAAFGRVVHSRGVETVVDVAAGDSEYAASRVISGQRVIRVDRDYDRVAPRGGDWLAASAESMPIEDGSVDAVISAFLIQHLSPEQQTKAISEMLRIAKPYRVGENRGFVGLYPVYDYRKMEDKLKRTGFWDQIGLATDFDAFDGVPLDERRLKYPTLWIPKWQSMGADERQSLVTAVVESGAFYRRRTAADVARQLAMRAAGDTRVHTK; this is translated from the coding sequence ATGTCACTCGAAAAATACAAAAATGAAAAACGTCTTGTCGAACGCACACACCACTCTCCCTATCTCTATGCTGCAGCTTTTGGTCGTGTCGTACACTCTCGTGGTGTCGAAACGGTTGTTGATGTCGCGGCGGGTGATAGCGAATACGCCGCATCTCGTGTCATAAGTGGTCAGCGAGTCATTCGTGTTGATAGAGATTATGACCGTGTAGCCCCAAGGGGGGGTGACTGGCTGGCTGCAAGCGCGGAAAGTATGCCTATTGAGGATGGGTCGGTAGACGCAGTTATCTCGGCCTTTTTGATACAGCACTTGAGCCCAGAACAGCAAACAAAGGCAATTAGCGAGATGCTTCGTATCGCAAAACCTTACCGTGTGGGTGAGAATAGAGGCTTTGTCGGGTTATACCCGGTATATGATTATCGCAAAATGGAAGACAAGCTAAAAAGAACAGGTTTTTGGGATCAAATCGGCCTTGCAACTGATTTTGATGCATTTGATGGCGTGCCGCTTGACGAGCGAAGGTTGAAGTACCCTACACTATGGATACCAAAATGGCAGTCGATGGGTGCCGATGAGAGACAATCGCTCGTTACGGCAGTGGTAGAGTCCGGTGCATTTTATCGCCGCCGTACCGCTGCCGATGTTGCGCGACAATTGGCTATGCGTGCCGCTGGTGACACACGCGTGCACACAAAATAG
- the serS gene encoding serine--tRNA ligase, whose product MLDIRFIRENPDRVQTAAAQKGYTVNIQELLHADESRRELQQKADELRTRRNEIAAQMKGGKPAAELVEEGKRIKTELAGIEDHLRVVSEAYQDLLWAVPNITLDDVPLGCEEDSVEIKKVGEQKTGAKDHLDFALARDWVDFERGTKVAGAKFYFVKGDLALLENAIVQFALQKVTEKGFTLMTVPHMVNQRTMTGTGFAPRTSDQSDEYSIEGEDLSLIATAEISLTGYHADEVIDEARLPLLYAGYSPCYRKEAGAAGKHTRGLFRVHQFNKLEMYAYTTPEQSAEVHEKILAIEEELWQEMGIPYHVINIAAGDLGAPAAKKYDIEYWSPVDGKYRELTSCSNCTDFQARNLNIRVRRPDGSIEVLHTLNGTAVSLARSLVAVLENYQNEDGTLRVPEVLRPYLGGREVL is encoded by the coding sequence ATGTTAGATATTCGATTCATCAGGGAGAATCCCGACCGCGTTCAGACGGCCGCGGCGCAAAAAGGCTATACAGTAAATATTCAGGAGCTTTTGCATGCCGATGAATCGCGTCGTGAACTTCAGCAAAAAGCTGATGAGCTACGGACACGTCGTAACGAAATTGCCGCACAAATGAAGGGTGGGAAGCCAGCTGCTGAACTTGTCGAAGAAGGTAAAAGAATTAAGACTGAGCTTGCAGGAATAGAAGATCACCTACGGGTTGTAAGTGAGGCATATCAAGATCTGCTATGGGCAGTGCCAAATATTACTCTCGATGATGTACCGCTCGGTTGTGAGGAAGATTCGGTTGAAATAAAAAAAGTTGGTGAGCAAAAAACGGGTGCAAAGGATCATCTTGACTTTGCGCTTGCGCGTGATTGGGTTGATTTTGAGAGGGGAACTAAAGTCGCCGGTGCGAAGTTCTACTTCGTAAAAGGGGACTTAGCACTGCTCGAAAACGCCATTGTTCAATTTGCCCTACAAAAGGTTACCGAAAAAGGCTTTACGCTAATGACCGTACCGCATATGGTGAACCAGCGTACAATGACAGGTACTGGTTTTGCGCCACGTACTAGTGACCAATCTGACGAGTATAGTATCGAAGGTGAAGATTTATCGCTCATCGCTACAGCTGAAATTTCACTCACCGGCTACCATGCCGACGAAGTTATCGATGAAGCAAGGTTACCTCTCCTGTATGCGGGTTATAGCCCCTGTTATCGCAAAGAAGCGGGTGCCGCGGGTAAGCATACTCGTGGACTATTTCGCGTGCACCAGTTTAATAAACTTGAGATGTATGCGTACACGACACCAGAACAGAGTGCCGAGGTACACGAGAAGATTTTGGCAATCGAGGAAGAACTATGGCAGGAAATGGGTATCCCATATCATGTTATCAATATCGCTGCGGGTGATTTGGGCGCGCCAGCTGCCAAAAAGTATGATATCGAATACTGGTCCCCAGTTGATGGGAAATATCGTGAACTAACGAGCTGTAGCAACTGTACTGATTTTCAGGCACGCAATCTCAATATTCGGGTTCGTCGCCCAGATGGATCAATTGAGGTGCTGCACACCCTCAATGGTACTGCAGTTAGCCTGGCTCGATCGCTTGTCGCCGTACTTGAAAATTACCAAAACGAAGATGGAACCCTCAGAGTACCAGAAGTTTTGCGTCCATATCTTGGTGGTCGCGAGGTACTATAA
- a CDS encoding quinone-dependent dihydroorotate dehydrogenase, whose protein sequence is MIKRVVRRTTKQVYKHAIKPVLFKQHPDNVHKHLIKVAKHTQRIPAVKRLPKLWAYQAPCLEQTILGLHFKNPVGLAAGFDKDIEMAPTIKNVGFGWMTGGSVTAQPCRGNPKPWFYRLPQSKSLVVHAGLPSDGIVAILQHLATYPASLFTSMPLAVSVAKTNSKETALDEQGITDYCESLRLLNIQNHCQLYEINISCPNAFGGEPFTDPERLEKLLAAIDSLKLHSPVFLKMPIDKPWLEFRELLQVASEHNIQGVTIGNLLKDRSAAHLSEPLPDEIQGSLSGKPTRQISTELIRQTYREFSDRFVIIGVGGIFSAHDAYKKIRAGASLVALITGMIFEGPQLIGEINAGLESYLKRDGFGNIHEAVGVDTHDKKGV, encoded by the coding sequence GTGATAAAACGTGTCGTGCGACGGACGACAAAACAAGTCTACAAACACGCTATCAAGCCGGTTCTGTTCAAGCAACACCCTGACAATGTGCATAAACACCTGATAAAAGTCGCCAAACATACCCAGCGTATACCGGCGGTAAAACGTTTACCAAAACTATGGGCATATCAGGCGCCGTGTCTCGAGCAAACTATACTGGGCTTACATTTCAAAAACCCCGTTGGACTTGCCGCTGGGTTTGACAAAGATATTGAGATGGCACCCACCATAAAAAATGTTGGGTTTGGATGGATGACGGGCGGGTCGGTGACGGCACAACCCTGCAGGGGTAATCCGAAACCATGGTTTTATCGACTTCCTCAGTCAAAATCCCTTGTTGTTCATGCTGGATTACCCAGCGATGGCATAGTGGCGATTCTGCAGCATCTCGCTACATATCCTGCATCTTTATTTACTTCAATGCCGCTTGCCGTGTCGGTAGCTAAGACTAATTCCAAAGAAACAGCGTTAGACGAGCAGGGCATCACCGATTATTGCGAGAGCTTAAGACTACTTAACATACAAAACCACTGCCAACTATACGAGATCAACATCAGTTGTCCCAATGCATTTGGTGGCGAGCCGTTTACTGATCCCGAGCGACTTGAGAAACTGCTTGCAGCGATTGATAGTCTCAAGCTTCATAGTCCAGTTTTTCTTAAAATGCCGATAGACAAGCCATGGCTCGAGTTTCGTGAGCTACTACAGGTAGCTTCCGAGCACAATATACAGGGTGTAACAATCGGGAATCTCCTAAAAGATCGTAGTGCAGCTCACCTGAGTGAACCATTGCCAGATGAAATTCAGGGTAGCTTGAGCGGCAAACCAACGCGTCAAATCTCAACCGAACTCATTCGGCAGACATACCGTGAATTCTCGGATAGGTTTGTCATCATCGGTGTAGGAGGGATTTTTTCGGCACATGACGCGTATAAAAAGATACGGGCCGGTGCGAGCCTGGTGGCGCTTATCACCGGTATGATATTTGAAGGTCCACAACTTATCGGTGAGATCAACGCTGGACTTGAGAGTTATCTGAAACGTGATGGATTTGGGAATATTCACGAGGCTGTAGGCGTTGATACTCATGACAAAAAAGGCGTATAA
- the hpf gene encoding ribosome hibernation-promoting factor, HPF/YfiA family, whose translation MITNVEITGVGSYTVDESTKKYVLKKIGSLERLAPRHARKSMHADVKLAEVNRDKGNKYEVEVILTVPDRRLTAKDSTMNILAAIDIVEAKLASQLRKYKQETVPHVGRRKLLDRFKRSYAREQ comes from the coding sequence GTGATCACAAACGTCGAAATAACCGGAGTCGGCTCATACACAGTCGACGAATCCACAAAAAAATATGTGTTAAAAAAAATTGGCAGCCTCGAGCGACTTGCTCCGCGGCACGCGCGCAAGAGCATGCATGCTGACGTAAAATTGGCTGAGGTCAATCGAGACAAAGGTAACAAGTATGAGGTTGAGGTTATCCTCACTGTTCCAGATCGTCGGTTGACAGCAAAAGATTCAACAATGAACATACTAGCTGCCATTGATATTGTTGAAGCTAAGCTTGCATCGCAGCTGCGTAAATACAAGCAAGAGACCGTGCCGCATGTTGGCAGACGCAAGCTACTCGATCGCTTCAAGCGAAGCTATGCGCGCGAACAGTAA
- the secA gene encoding preprotein translocase subunit SecA produces MVNQQKALSKIFGDPQKRILKRLSKKVDEINALAPKYQKMSKKQLSDQTVILKKRLHKKGVTLDTILPDAFAVVREMATRVIGERHYDVQLIGSMVLHEGNVAELKTGEGKTLMSTLAAYLNALEGKGVHIVTVNDYLAQRDAGWMGAIYEALGITTGVIINEASFIYDSSYNNELHTDPRMRKLRPCTRKESYQADITYGTNNEFGFDYLRDNMVNEVDLVRQRDLNFAIVDEVDSILIDEARTPLIISAPAAENPDAYYQFAKVAAKLVPDDYVLDEKRRSVALTDVGVEKVQKMLGIKNLYTPDYVRSVYHMDQALRAQTLFHRDKDYVVTTAGEVIIVDEHTGRLKQGNRYNEGLHQAIEAKEGVPVLQESMTLATISFQNYFRLYKKLSGMTGTAFTEAEEFQQIYSLDVVVVPPNKPITRKDHQDLIYKTEKAKLKAVAEAIKGYHKKGRPVLVGSGSIAKNELIAEWLDKEGIKYEILNAKNNEREAAIIEQAGQKGAITLATNIAGRGTDIKLGKGVRELGGLVVIGSERHESRRIDNQLRGRGGRQGDPGDTQFYVSTEDDLMRIFQGERIAALMDRLGVDEDMAIQNRAVSKTLEAAQKRVEGYNFDTRKNVVQYDNVINRHRRVVYTMRRKILDGGNIQPEIQRLLNEKVAELTAVPAKNNSKFVDEFETVIPLERSLIKKIGDEKKDKLRRERALEAAQKLYHTKEKELGEELLRGVEREVYLQVLDTLWMQHLENMQHLREGIHWRSVGQRDPLVEYRSESQKLFDSLQATLREEVLRALYHVRKTDAITREATDDEHDTELTKLAETAVEHGVNEITGGEENRDHDFEGNIKKAPRNTEVNHQRNLARKKKKIQRQNRKKHR; encoded by the coding sequence ATGGTAAATCAACAAAAAGCATTGTCAAAAATCTTCGGTGATCCGCAAAAGCGGATTTTGAAACGTCTATCAAAGAAGGTTGACGAAATCAACGCACTCGCGCCGAAGTATCAAAAAATGTCCAAAAAGCAACTGAGCGACCAGACAGTCATTCTCAAAAAACGCCTCCACAAAAAGGGCGTTACACTGGATACGATTTTGCCCGATGCGTTTGCAGTAGTGCGAGAAATGGCGACGCGTGTTATTGGTGAACGCCACTATGATGTGCAGCTGATAGGCTCGATGGTATTGCACGAAGGAAATGTGGCTGAGCTCAAAACGGGTGAGGGTAAGACTCTTATGTCGACACTTGCTGCCTATCTCAACGCGCTAGAAGGTAAAGGTGTCCATATTGTCACGGTCAATGATTATCTCGCGCAGCGTGATGCTGGTTGGATGGGTGCGATCTATGAGGCACTTGGTATTACAACGGGTGTTATCATCAACGAGGCATCTTTTATATACGATAGTTCCTATAACAACGAATTACACACCGATCCTCGGATGCGTAAGTTGCGACCGTGCACGCGCAAAGAATCATATCAGGCGGATATCACATACGGTACCAATAACGAGTTTGGGTTTGACTATTTGCGTGACAACATGGTGAATGAAGTTGATCTTGTCAGACAGCGTGACCTGAACTTTGCGATCGTTGACGAAGTAGATTCGATTTTGATTGATGAAGCGCGAACACCACTCATTATTAGTGCGCCAGCTGCAGAAAATCCTGACGCGTACTATCAATTTGCAAAAGTTGCCGCCAAATTAGTACCAGACGACTATGTGTTGGACGAGAAGCGCAGGAGCGTTGCTCTGACAGACGTGGGCGTTGAAAAAGTACAAAAAATGCTTGGCATAAAAAATCTCTATACGCCCGACTACGTGCGCAGTGTGTACCATATGGATCAAGCACTCCGTGCTCAGACGCTCTTTCATCGCGATAAAGACTACGTGGTGACAACCGCAGGTGAAGTTATCATCGTAGACGAGCACACAGGACGACTCAAACAAGGCAACCGCTACAACGAAGGCCTCCATCAGGCGATTGAGGCAAAGGAAGGTGTGCCGGTGCTGCAAGAGAGCATGACGCTTGCTACCATCTCATTCCAGAATTACTTTCGCCTATACAAAAAGCTCTCTGGCATGACCGGTACTGCATTTACTGAGGCTGAGGAGTTCCAGCAAATCTATAGTCTCGATGTCGTGGTGGTACCACCAAACAAGCCGATTACTCGCAAGGATCATCAAGATTTGATCTACAAGACCGAGAAAGCCAAGCTAAAAGCAGTCGCTGAAGCCATAAAGGGGTACCACAAAAAAGGTCGTCCTGTGCTGGTGGGCTCGGGTTCAATTGCAAAAAATGAGCTGATCGCTGAATGGCTTGATAAAGAGGGAATCAAGTACGAGATTCTTAACGCCAAAAATAATGAACGAGAAGCAGCTATCATTGAGCAAGCTGGTCAGAAAGGTGCTATCACGCTTGCGACAAACATCGCTGGTCGTGGTACTGACATCAAACTCGGTAAAGGCGTTCGAGAACTTGGAGGTCTCGTCGTTATTGGTAGCGAGCGCCACGAATCTCGTCGTATTGATAACCAGTTGCGCGGTCGTGGTGGCCGCCAGGGTGACCCTGGAGATACGCAGTTTTATGTCTCGACCGAAGACGACTTGATGCGAATCTTTCAGGGAGAGCGCATTGCTGCGTTGATGGATAGACTTGGTGTCGACGAAGATATGGCAATCCAAAACCGAGCCGTTAGCAAGACGCTCGAAGCTGCACAAAAACGAGTCGAAGGCTATAACTTCGATACGCGAAAAAATGTTGTGCAGTACGACAATGTCATCAACCGGCATCGTCGGGTTGTCTATACGATGCGGCGAAAGATTCTTGACGGGGGCAATATCCAGCCTGAAATTCAACGTTTGTTGAACGAAAAGGTTGCTGAACTGACTGCTGTTCCTGCAAAAAATAACAGTAAGTTTGTCGATGAATTTGAGACAGTTATTCCACTGGAACGCTCCCTGATCAAAAAAATTGGCGACGAGAAAAAAGATAAACTTCGTCGCGAGCGCGCACTTGAAGCAGCACAAAAACTCTATCATACGAAGGAAAAGGAGTTGGGCGAGGAGCTGTTGCGCGGTGTTGAGCGTGAAGTGTATTTGCAGGTTCTTGACACCCTATGGATGCAGCATCTAGAGAATATGCAGCATTTGCGCGAGGGTATTCACTGGCGTAGCGTGGGTCAGCGCGATCCCTTGGTGGAGTATCGAAGTGAGTCTCAAAAATTGTTTGATAGTTTGCAGGCAACACTCCGTGAGGAGGTGCTGCGGGCACTGTATCATGTCCGCAAAACCGATGCGATTACACGCGAGGCCACGGACGATGAGCACGATACAGAGCTAACAAAGCTCGCCGAAACAGCGGTCGAGCACGGTGTCAATGAAATTACCGGTGGGGAAGAAAACCGAGACCATGATTTTGAGGGCAATATCAAGAAAGCGCCGCGAAATACAGAGGTAAATCATCAGCGTAACCTTGCACGGAAGAAGAAGAAAATCCAACGACAAAATCGTAAAAAGCATCGTTAA